The DNA sequence TAGTGATGAGTAATGCGTGTCATGTCATAAGCACTCAGTAACGTTTACTGCTCTTCATCTCCCCACTGGTCTCTTCTTACTCTTGACCTTGCAGTCAGAATTCCCTCCTTTACAAGGCCCTGGCGAATGAAGAAAGAGGCCCAGAGATGGAACCCAGTCTCCCAGCCATCTCAGTCCACTCTACACAGACCCAACTGAATGCCTCACCTCATGATAGGAATCCCTTCACGATGGGCCTGATAGAAGAGGGTGTACCAGAAGGGCAGCAGGGAGTATCGCTGACCCAAGGCGTCTCGGATTAGGTCATGGTACTGAGACGGTAACAACCACGGCTCTCGCCGACCAGTGTCCAAATGGGCATGTGCCCGGAAGAATGGCTGGTAGGCACCCATCTGGTACCAGCGCACAAGCAGCTCTGGCTCTGGATTTTTGAAGAAGCCGCCCACATCCGctagagaggggagggaggaaaccgGTTGGAAAAGAGGGTGAAGGAGGGCTGCTGGCTAAGGAGCCCCCAAGGCCCCACCGTGGACTGTCAGTTCTCTGCTCAGGCCTAGGTTTTATGCCCTCTACCTTGCCCCTCTCCCACCAAAGCAAGGCTCCAAGTTCCTCTCCCTCTCACCTCCACAGAAGGAAAGTCCCACCAGCCCCAAGCTGAGACACATAGGAATAGAGATCTTCAAATGGTCCCACTCGGCAGCATTGTCGCCAGTCCACACGGCtcctgaggaagaaaagagggagggagctTGCAAACAGTGAAGGGGCTCAGCCTTTTATAAAGCTGACCTCTCTAACCTGCCACATCTCCTCTGGGGCCCCCAGAGTCCTGCTGAAGATGGCGGAGTCCACAAGAGCACTTCAACAGGGACTGGCCCTCCCACTCCCTGCCTCGCTTTTAGTGAACAGCTGGAAGGAAGTACGTAACTCTCAGAGGATGGACAGACTTCTCCAAGAACCAGGCCCAGGTCCCTCTGCCACGGCTTTATTCTCCAAATCTTACCAAAGCGCTGGGAGCCAGCGAAGAAAGCCCTGCTCAGGACAAAGGGGCGTTCTATGCCCCCAGAGCGCAGCACCAGCCCATCAGCAGTCGCCATGTGCTGCGTGGGAACAGGAAAGAAGGGCAGTGAGGAGCAAAAGCCAGCTGTCGTCGGTGCACGTCCTCGGCCCTTGGTCTCTCCTCTCTCAGTCCCTTACCACGTAGAGGCCATAGATGTTATGCACGTCTCGGTGCTCCCAGCCCCCATAATGCTGGGCATCCTTGAGCATGGTGACCTCAGGACCATTGAACACGGACGGTTCATTCATGTCATTCCAGACATAGAGGTTGGGAGATGAGCCCTGAGGACACAAGGCAGAAAATGGGGACAGACGACATAGGGGAGGAAGAAGACCAACAGTGTCAGAGCAGCTCCTAGGAATCCAGAAAGATGCATTTCTCAGGGCCCTCCCAGGATCATCAAGGCCCCCTGATATCTTATGAGCAACCAACCATAGCAGGGCTAGCAGGCAGAGAATGACTGATTCCAAGAGGTAGAGTGGGAATGACAGAGGCAGGTTGGGGAGGGGCTGCCATACCTCATAATTGTCAAAGCGAAACATGTTAGCCCACCAGGCCCTCATCTTGGGATTGGTGAAATCAGGGTAACCAGCTGCACCTAGAAGAAATCAAGGATGGCTTTCAACCCGAGGGGCAAAATAGCCTCCACTCTAGCTCCCTGGTCTCCCAATAGCCTCCTTCAATTCCGGGCCCACCTACCTGGCCAGCACCAGCCTTCGTAGTCAGAGCCATCCCGGGTTTTAACGTACAGACCCAGGTTCTGCAACTCTTCGTGTACGCGGTAGCCAGGGTCCACCTTGATGTGGGGGTCCACGATGGCCACCAGCTGGGGGCACGGAACATGGGTGGTCAGAGTTCTCCGGGGCTATCATGCCTGAGAAAACCAACCATGGCTGCGGCCCTCTTACCTTCCGCCTCTTGGAGGCCAAATGCTCAAGCatggtgaggggctgggggaaacGGCTGGGGTCCCAGGTGAAATACCGCTTGCCATCAGCATGCTCAATGTCCAGCCAGATGACATCGCAAGGCAGGTTGTGATCATCGAAGCCCTGATCGACTTCCAGAACGTCAGCCTCATCCCGATAGTTCCAGCGGCTCTGGTGGTAGCCGAGGGAGAAGAGCGGGGGCAATACCTGGGTCCCTGCAGGTTCAGTGAGGGATGGGGGTCACAATGGGGTCAGGCTCAACCTGGGGCCAATGCGGATGCCCAGAAATTGAGGGCGATGAAAGGGCACAGGGCTAGAGAACAGGCCAAGGCACAGGATTTCTGAAAATGCAGTCATCCCTCTCGAGAAGACAAGGACCAAAAAGGGAGGCTGCAGGCTGACACAGTAGGGACACCGCGTACCTGTGAGACTAGCGTACTGCCGGAAGACATCAAAGACAGACGGCCCAAGTAGCAGGAAGACATCGATGATGCCACTCTCCGATATCCAGCGAACATCTGTCTGTGGGGTCTCCCCAGACCCCTGCAGGTAGTCCAGCATCTTCCCGAACAGGGTCTGCAGAGGGGACCAGAGAGAGGTCTGACACCACCCTCTTGCTACCCAACCCAAAGACAAAGCGGCGGTGCTCTCCTCAGAGTCCTCACACAGCTGGCTCCTTGAGTCACTTCGGGCTGAGATTAAACGTCACCTCCTCAGTGAGGCTTCCCTGGGCCCCATCATAAGCAGCACTGCCCATGCCCATCACATGACCgctgcatttctttcttagaacttACCACCACTGAACTCGTCTTCCCTCTGTTACCTGTTTAATCTCTGTCTTCCTCCTTTCCTAACTCAGTGAGCaatatatccccagcacctagaaaagGGTCTAGCTCCTAACGCGTACTCAATAACAAACGtattaataaatgcagaaaaggaAATACCTTCCCCATGAGTCTGTGTCTTCTGGGAGTGTCTGGGGAACGCATACGCTGCTCACAAGGCCCAGGGCCTGTCTCTCACCCAGTCCCCAAACAGGTATCCAAATAGGCCACCCTACCAGCCTCTTCAAAGCAAATGCCCCTAACACACCCATTTGTCTCGAGGCCTGACGATTCCCTCCCTTATTGCCCCCCATGCCTGTGCTCTCACCTTGCCTGCAGTGTTGGAGGATATGTCAACCCAGGTCTCTGCGGCGTTGAGCCAGAAGATGCCCAGGTCCCGATGGGGGCTGTGTGCTAAGAGCACAGGCACAGACCCATACAGGGCCATGCGGTTGTACAGCTCATACTGGAACACGTCCAAATTGTAGAGGCGATATGGCTCCCCACCCctgcaggcagacagacagactggCCCCGGGCCGTGGCACGCACAGCCCCAGCCCCATAGACACAAATGAGGGATAAAAACTGGCCCCTCTGCCCTTTCTCAAAGCAGAATTTTCTGATGGCCAAAGGTTCTCTGGCACAGGAAGTGAGCCACGCTTGTCTGGAGTGTCTAATCTGTATGCACATCTCCCACAGCCCTGACTTCTGACCCCGtccctcctccccatatcctgatGTCACTGTAGAACTCACTCAGTGACTTTCAGCCTCAGGTTGTCTGCATGCTCGGGAATCCCATACACATGCTCCATGCCTGGCAGAGAGAAGTCCAAACTCACAGACGTGGGGcctggaagaaaagcaaaagatgaGCTCCAGAGCTTCTGCTTGGCAAGGACTCCCTGTCCCCCTGCCCAAGGCTCTCCCAGCCCCTCACCATAGGGCTTGCTGTCAGTGTGAGTTTTAAATGTCTCTTCCCAGGCTCCTGGCTCATCTTGCTCTGCCTTCCCCTGGGTCTCGTCTGGCTGGAAGGAGAAAGCAGACCACTACTCAATCACACACCAggtcctctctcctcccttgccCATTTTGTAAATCCCATCCGTGATGGCAAGACTAAGCTCAAATTTCTTGTGGGCCTTTCCCGTCCAACCTCCCAGCCAGCCCTGTGCTCcaaccacccacccccaccaactTGCCTTGTCACCATCCCCAGGTGCTTCCTCGGGCTGGGCCCCATCGCCCTCAGCTGGGTCTTTTGATCCTTGCCTGGAAGGTAGGAGAG is a window from the Physeter macrocephalus isolate SW-GA unplaced genomic scaffold, ASM283717v5 random_25, whole genome shotgun sequence genome containing:
- the GANAB gene encoding neutral alpha-glucosidase AB isoform X2 yields the protein MAAVAAVAARRRRSWTGLVLACLGVCLGITLAVDRSNFKTCEESSFCKRQRSIRPGHSPYRALLDSLQLGPDALTVHLINEVTKVLLVLELQGLRKNMTRIRIDELEPRRPRYRVPDVLVADPPTAGLSVSGRDDNSVELTMAEGPYKIILTARPFRLDLLEARSLLLSVNARGLFNFERQRAPRVSQGSKDPAEGDGAQPEEAPGDGDKPDETQGKAEQDEPGAWEETFKTHTDSKPYGPTSVSLDFSLPGMEHVYGIPEHADNLRLKVTEGGEPYRLYNLDVFQYELYNRMALYGSVPVLLAHSPHRDLGIFWLNAAETWVDISSNTAGKTLFGKMLDYLQGSGETPQTDVRWISESGIIDVFLLLGPSVFDVFRQYASLTGTQVLPPLFSLGYHQSRWNYRDEADVLEVDQGFDDHNLPCDVIWLDIEHADGKRYFTWDPSRFPQPLTMLEHLASKRRKLVAIVDPHIKVDPGYRVHEELQNLGLYVKTRDGSDYEGWCWPGAAGYPDFTNPKMRAWWANMFRFDNYEGSSPNLYVWNDMNEPSVFNGPEVTMLKDAQHYGGWEHRDVHNIYGLYVHMATADGLVLRSGGIERPFVLSRAFFAGSQRFGAVWTGDNAAEWDHLKISIPMCLSLGLVGLSFCGADVGGFFKNPEPELLVRWYQMGAYQPFFRAHAHLDTGRREPWLLPSQYHDLIRDALGQRYSLLPFWYTLFYQAHREGIPIMRPLWVHYPQDVTTFSIDDQFLLGDALLVHPVSDSEAHGVQVYLPGQGEVWYDVHSYQKHHGPQTLYLPVTLSSIPVFQRGGTIVPRWMRVRRSSDCMKDDPITLFVALSLQGTAQGELFLDDGHTFNYQTRHEFLLRRFSFSGNTLVSSSADPKGHFETPIWIERVVIIGAGKPATVVLQTKGSPESRLSFQHDPETSVLTLRKPGVSVVSDWSIRLR
- the GANAB gene encoding neutral alpha-glucosidase AB isoform X1, which produces MAAVAAVAARRRRSWTGLVLACLGVCLGITLAVDRSNFKTCEESSFCKRQRSIRPGHSPYRALLDSLQLGPDALTVHLINEVTKVLLVLELQGLRKNMTRIRIDELEPRRPRYRVPDVLVADPPTAGLSVSGRDDNSVELTMAEGPYKIILTARPFRLDLLEARSLLLSVNARGLFNFERQRAPRVSFSDKLSVTLGSIWDKIKNLFSRQGSKDPAEGDGAQPEEAPGDGDKPDETQGKAEQDEPGAWEETFKTHTDSKPYGPTSVSLDFSLPGMEHVYGIPEHADNLRLKVTEGGEPYRLYNLDVFQYELYNRMALYGSVPVLLAHSPHRDLGIFWLNAAETWVDISSNTAGKTLFGKMLDYLQGSGETPQTDVRWISESGIIDVFLLLGPSVFDVFRQYASLTGTQVLPPLFSLGYHQSRWNYRDEADVLEVDQGFDDHNLPCDVIWLDIEHADGKRYFTWDPSRFPQPLTMLEHLASKRRKLVAIVDPHIKVDPGYRVHEELQNLGLYVKTRDGSDYEGWCWPGAAGYPDFTNPKMRAWWANMFRFDNYEGSSPNLYVWNDMNEPSVFNGPEVTMLKDAQHYGGWEHRDVHNIYGLYVHMATADGLVLRSGGIERPFVLSRAFFAGSQRFGAVWTGDNAAEWDHLKISIPMCLSLGLVGLSFCGADVGGFFKNPEPELLVRWYQMGAYQPFFRAHAHLDTGRREPWLLPSQYHDLIRDALGQRYSLLPFWYTLFYQAHREGIPIMRPLWVHYPQDVTTFSIDDQFLLGDALLVHPVSDSEAHGVQVYLPGQGEVWYDVHSYQKHHGPQTLYLPVTLSSIPVFQRGGTIVPRWMRVRRSSDCMKDDPITLFVALSLQGTAQGELFLDDGHTFNYQTRHEFLLRRFSFSGNTLVSSSADPKGHFETPIWIERVVIIGAGKPATVVLQTKGSPESRLSFQHDPETSVLTLRKPGVSVVSDWSIRLR